Proteins co-encoded in one Fibrobacter sp. UWT2 genomic window:
- a CDS encoding NAD(P)-dependent oxidoreductase has product MRVFVTGGTGFIGHYVVKALLENGHDVVIATRHPNKVPTLKANPKVTFVECALTDFDLMAEGLKGCDACIHIALGWGDTPSTMLANDTRATVMLLENAAKAGCKKFIYTSSTAAMGRMRPTMREITSNLPMDLYGATKAAGEAFVLGFTHGYGTQFPEVKMTRNIIRPGYTFGNPAWADGCSQPDRRFFSMAQAVKENRDINIIKNDGTQFIHASQQAKLYMSVLESDKNEEIFLGLGEVWMSWKEIAEMMISMKPGCKSKIVETDLGWGDEPMLFDVSKIQEQFGLAFDAHEFMLDHVKWTYNQI; this is encoded by the coding sequence ATGCGTGTATTCGTTACAGGTGGTACTGGTTTCATCGGTCACTATGTGGTGAAGGCCCTTTTGGAAAATGGCCACGACGTAGTGATTGCGACTAGGCACCCTAATAAGGTCCCGACACTCAAGGCAAATCCTAAGGTTACGTTCGTGGAATGTGCCTTGACTGATTTTGACCTGATGGCTGAAGGACTGAAGGGTTGCGACGCCTGCATTCACATTGCTCTCGGCTGGGGCGATACCCCGAGCACGATGCTTGCTAACGACACCCGCGCAACGGTGATGCTGCTTGAAAATGCGGCAAAGGCCGGTTGCAAGAAGTTTATTTACACGAGTAGCACGGCCGCTATGGGCCGCATGCGCCCCACGATGCGCGAAATCACGAGCAACCTGCCGATGGATCTTTACGGTGCCACCAAGGCCGCAGGCGAAGCCTTTGTGCTTGGCTTTACGCATGGCTACGGAACCCAGTTCCCCGAAGTCAAGATGACCCGCAACATTATTCGCCCTGGTTACACCTTTGGTAATCCTGCTTGGGCCGATGGCTGCTCGCAGCCGGACCGCAGATTCTTCTCGATGGCACAGGCCGTCAAGGAAAACCGCGACATCAATATCATCAAGAATGACGGCACGCAGTTCATTCATGCCAGTCAGCAGGCAAAGCTTTACATGAGCGTCCTTGAATCCGACAAGAACGAAGAAATCTTCCTCGGTCTTGGTGAAGTTTGGATGAGCTGGAAGGAAATTGCCGAAATGATGATTTCCATGAAGCCTGGTTGCAAATCCAAAATCGTGGAAACTGACCTTGGCTGGGGCGATGAACCCATGCTGTTTGACGTGAGCAAGATTCAGGAACAGTTCGGGCTTGCCTTTGACGCTCACGAGTTTATGCTCGATCACGTCAAGTGGACTTATAACCAGATTTAA
- the purF gene encoding amidophosphoribosyltransferase, with product MLDELHEECGVIGIYNGDTVVRNITMGLYALQHRGQESAGFAVTDGDKIRVRKSMGLVSTLLREHDINEFDGFAGIGHVRYSTTGASTLANAQPILVSCKWGQIAVAHNGNITNAAELRAEMEADGHIFQTTSDSEILLHEIARTEAADLGEAIKKAVTKFTGSFCLVFISKDTMYVARDGFGFRPLSLARMGKAWCVASETCAFDLLGAHYIRDIQAGEFLTITKNGLHSERFVQKDRLAHCIFEYIYFSRPDSKIFEQSCDKVRRKMGKQLAKECPVDADIVISVPDSATTAALGYAQASGIRFEIGLLRNHYVGRTFIDPTQNVREQKVKLKFNPIEGVLKNKRVCVVEDSIVRGTTLKILSKMLRDAGALEVHIRIASPPVAHPCFFGMDFPSQGELAASSMTPAEIAKMLGVESLGYLSVEGMKECTGEGENYCAACFDNDYPDYIGIDTTKTRCG from the coding sequence ATGCTCGACGAATTGCACGAAGAATGCGGAGTGATCGGCATTTACAATGGCGACACTGTCGTAAGGAATATTACCATGGGGCTTTACGCCCTGCAGCACCGCGGGCAGGAAAGTGCCGGATTCGCGGTCACTGACGGAGACAAGATTCGCGTCCGCAAGTCCATGGGGCTTGTATCGACCCTTCTCCGGGAACACGACATCAACGAATTTGACGGATTTGCAGGCATTGGCCACGTGCGTTACAGCACCACAGGCGCATCAACCTTGGCCAACGCGCAGCCGATTCTGGTGAGTTGCAAATGGGGCCAGATTGCAGTCGCCCACAACGGAAACATCACTAACGCCGCCGAGCTCCGTGCCGAAATGGAAGCCGACGGCCATATTTTTCAGACGACATCCGATTCCGAAATTCTTCTGCATGAAATCGCGCGCACCGAGGCCGCAGACCTAGGTGAAGCCATCAAGAAGGCCGTCACGAAATTTACCGGCAGTTTCTGCCTCGTATTCATTAGCAAAGACACCATGTACGTCGCCCGCGACGGATTCGGATTCCGCCCACTGTCGCTTGCACGCATGGGAAAAGCCTGGTGCGTCGCCAGCGAAACTTGCGCCTTCGACTTGCTGGGCGCCCACTACATTCGCGACATCCAGGCCGGCGAATTCCTGACCATCACCAAGAACGGGCTCCATTCCGAACGCTTCGTGCAAAAGGATCGCCTCGCCCACTGCATTTTCGAATACATCTACTTTAGCCGCCCGGATTCCAAGATTTTCGAGCAGAGCTGCGACAAGGTCCGCCGCAAAATGGGCAAGCAGCTCGCCAAGGAATGCCCCGTCGATGCCGACATCGTGATTTCAGTACCCGACAGCGCCACTACCGCTGCGCTCGGCTACGCCCAGGCGAGCGGCATTCGCTTTGAAATCGGCCTGCTCCGTAACCACTACGTGGGCCGCACTTTCATCGACCCCACGCAGAACGTTCGCGAACAGAAAGTCAAGCTCAAATTCAACCCCATCGAAGGCGTGCTTAAGAACAAGCGCGTCTGTGTCGTCGAAGATTCTATTGTGCGCGGCACCACGCTCAAGATTCTATCCAAGATGCTGCGCGATGCCGGTGCTTTAGAAGTGCATATCCGCATTGCATCGCCTCCGGTCGCACACCCGTGCTTCTTCGGCATGGATTTCCCGAGCCAAGGCGAACTTGCCGCAAGCTCCATGACGCCTGCCGAAATCGCCAAGATGCTCGGCGTCGAAAGCCTCGGCTACCTGAGCGTCGAAGGCATGAAGGAATGTACCGGCGAAGGCGAAAACTACTGCGCCGCCTGCTTTGACAACGACTACCCCGACTACATCGGAATAGACACGACAAAGACCCGCTGCGGTTAA
- a CDS encoding ElyC/SanA/YdcF family protein, translating to MTKLPTKKQIKKKKVILSTIAAAAVLLVIAFYLVMTKSGHWLVDDDEFEHVSWIVVLDGQTADMERIDMAAELMASGKADSVLILGRRILRNRSNAEFYLDDFMRLGNFDSNAVFIARHDDPSTMDEAYSIIPWLKMHNADTVLLLTGAASTYRVKRIFTKLSGESPVYLTKDVHHYYYNPDSWYTHRESRKEWLRGWAALAASYIDLLPSHPMSAQDSFYYKPIVSAKEFEAEKNPVVNLQSLLPKVQEKIKEAEADTTAKDTTAKASAKEAVKDSVVKESAKDSTSKKDSKETKESKESKKDSTSKKDEKSKAK from the coding sequence TTGACTAAGCTACCCACCAAGAAACAGATCAAGAAAAAGAAAGTCATTTTGAGTACCATTGCGGCCGCCGCCGTACTCCTCGTCATCGCCTTCTACTTGGTGATGACCAAGAGCGGCCATTGGCTTGTCGACGATGACGAATTCGAACATGTCAGCTGGATCGTCGTGCTCGACGGACAAACCGCCGACATGGAACGCATCGACATGGCCGCCGAACTCATGGCTAGCGGCAAAGCCGATTCCGTCTTGATTCTCGGGCGCCGCATCCTGCGCAACCGCAGCAACGCAGAATTCTATCTGGACGACTTCATGCGCCTCGGCAACTTCGACAGCAACGCAGTCTTTATCGCAAGGCACGATGACCCCTCCACCATGGACGAAGCCTACTCCATTATTCCTTGGCTCAAAATGCACAACGCCGACACGGTTTTGCTCCTCACCGGCGCCGCATCCACTTACCGCGTCAAGCGAATTTTTACAAAGCTTTCTGGCGAATCTCCCGTTTACCTGACCAAGGACGTTCACCATTACTACTACAATCCCGATTCCTGGTACACGCACCGTGAATCCCGCAAGGAATGGCTCCGTGGTTGGGCAGCTCTTGCAGCCTCTTACATAGACCTGCTCCCGTCTCACCCCATGAGCGCCCAGGATTCCTTCTACTACAAGCCTATCGTCTCGGCCAAGGAATTCGAAGCCGAAAAGAATCCGGTGGTAAACCTGCAATCCCTTTTGCCGAAGGTTCAGGAAAAAATCAAGGAAGCCGAAGCAGACACCACCGCCAAGGATACGACTGCAAAAGCATCTGCCAAAGAAGCCGTTAAAGATTCTGTCGTAAAGGAATCCGCTAAAGACTCTACATCAAAAAAAGATTCCAAGGAAACCAAGGAATCTAAAGAATCAAAGAAAGACTCGACCTCTAAAAAGGACGAGAAATCAAAAGCAAAGTAA
- the tsaB gene encoding tRNA (adenosine(37)-N6)-threonylcarbamoyltransferase complex dimerization subunit type 1 TsaB, with product MQFDLFVDTSRKGISMALLESDAARPRYMESVDESARGETASAMLDALLEKTGATLDQVTRVMVTLGPGSFSGLRTGVAFCEGLSFSGKRKLYGVSTLQALSCFAAEPDKAAVVIRARKDYWYLRLNEKESFIETEQVVKALKSSDVNYVVVDENAASDETLKALFSEIGAATVIDKGKPLSDWARLFERVAPSLMQEANYIQPSYFEKLH from the coding sequence ATGCAATTCGACTTATTTGTAGATACTTCGCGCAAGGGAATTTCGATGGCGCTTCTGGAATCAGACGCCGCCCGCCCCCGCTATATGGAAAGCGTCGACGAATCGGCCCGCGGCGAAACCGCATCGGCCATGCTGGACGCACTCCTTGAAAAAACGGGAGCGACCCTCGACCAGGTGACCCGAGTCATGGTCACCCTCGGCCCAGGGTCTTTCAGCGGACTGCGCACGGGAGTCGCCTTTTGCGAAGGCTTGAGCTTTAGCGGCAAGCGCAAGCTCTACGGAGTTTCTACGCTGCAGGCCCTCTCCTGCTTCGCAGCAGAGCCCGACAAGGCAGCCGTAGTCATCCGCGCCCGCAAAGACTACTGGTACTTGCGCCTGAACGAAAAAGAAAGCTTCATCGAAACCGAGCAAGTGGTAAAAGCACTTAAGTCCAGCGACGTGAACTACGTCGTCGTCGACGAAAACGCCGCCAGCGACGAAACCTTGAAGGCCCTTTTCAGCGAAATCGGTGCAGCGACAGTCATCGACAAGGGCAAGCCCCTGAGCGATTGGGCAAGACTCTTCGAGCGAGTGGCCCCGAGCCTTATGCAAGAAGCGAACTACATCCAGCCCTCATATTTCGAAAAGTTGCACTGA
- a CDS encoding glycoside hydrolase family 9 protein, with protein sequence MKIPVRYNHVGYAPDSAKIFFVNPKELEPDCGNVNNYFFRVIRQLQYTKYAAVWEGSFVEGTLGHSGVCEYTGEILWSGNFTDVNETGLFFIQILRKGGAEKETLLFETESFEISNDWICRQLLANIKSFYYQRSGVKLPADFAGKWARPAAHLDDNIGFHPSMQREGTWNAHGGWYDAGDYGKYIVNGGVSVATLLLACELIGDCECESLTNKAINATEPFVGPDGLKMYSLKDEIRFELDFFLRMQDTDGGVFFKVTPEHWDGFVSPTDSDLLQKRMILGKSTTSTLNFAGALAAASRVYGKRDTAFAERCLQAAVKAYKWAVSRPFVDWPHNTEGSGGYGDEHAEDEFFWARAMLYRELQVRGEVDGVSAESLRPLLLEDMKVIPPKSGLDWRDTQNLGWLALALQDFDREFRLYARTTLNMTAREIVDMQNGDAYGIPVRKFIWGSNGDIANHALTLAIVKRWAPSLGGNSLDFWCREMLNFIYGRNPVDVSFVTGSAWSSPKDPHHRLSHSDGVEEPIPGLLVGGINSDRQDMHRAPHYPGELSGYSYTDERCSFASNETAINWNAPLTAVLALLCF encoded by the coding sequence ATGAAGATTCCTGTTCGCTATAACCATGTCGGTTATGCTCCTGATTCGGCAAAGATTTTCTTTGTGAACCCGAAGGAGCTTGAACCTGATTGTGGTAATGTGAATAATTATTTTTTTCGTGTAATACGGCAACTTCAGTATACGAAATATGCTGCTGTATGGGAAGGCTCATTTGTCGAGGGGACTTTGGGGCATTCCGGTGTTTGTGAGTACACAGGTGAAATTCTCTGGTCGGGAAATTTTACGGACGTTAACGAAACGGGATTGTTCTTTATCCAAATTCTGCGAAAAGGTGGCGCTGAGAAGGAGACGCTCCTTTTTGAGACGGAATCGTTTGAAATATCGAATGACTGGATTTGTCGTCAGTTGCTTGCAAACATCAAATCTTTTTACTACCAACGTAGCGGTGTGAAACTGCCTGCCGATTTTGCGGGCAAGTGGGCAAGGCCTGCAGCTCATTTAGACGACAATATCGGATTCCACCCGAGCATGCAGCGCGAAGGTACCTGGAACGCCCATGGTGGTTGGTACGATGCCGGTGATTATGGCAAGTATATTGTGAATGGTGGCGTCTCGGTGGCGACACTCTTGCTTGCCTGCGAATTGATTGGCGATTGTGAATGCGAAAGCCTGACAAATAAGGCGATCAATGCGACGGAACCCTTTGTGGGGCCTGACGGACTCAAGATGTACAGCCTCAAGGATGAAATCCGCTTTGAACTGGACTTTTTCTTGCGAATGCAGGACACCGACGGCGGCGTATTTTTTAAGGTGACTCCTGAACATTGGGACGGATTTGTTTCGCCTACGGATTCCGACCTGTTGCAAAAGCGCATGATTTTAGGCAAGTCGACAACATCGACGCTGAATTTTGCGGGAGCTCTCGCCGCGGCATCGCGCGTGTATGGTAAGCGCGATACAGCGTTCGCAGAACGCTGCCTGCAAGCGGCGGTAAAGGCCTATAAGTGGGCCGTTTCGCGCCCCTTTGTGGATTGGCCGCACAATACCGAAGGTAGTGGCGGCTACGGCGACGAACACGCCGAAGACGAATTTTTCTGGGCGCGTGCAATGCTTTACCGCGAGTTGCAGGTACGCGGCGAAGTAGACGGAGTTTCCGCCGAAAGCTTGCGCCCCCTGCTACTTGAAGACATGAAGGTGATTCCGCCTAAGTCGGGCCTTGACTGGCGTGACACCCAGAACTTGGGCTGGCTAGCCCTTGCCTTGCAGGACTTTGACCGCGAATTCCGCCTTTATGCGCGCACGACGCTGAACATGACGGCTCGTGAAATTGTCGACATGCAAAATGGCGATGCCTACGGAATTCCGGTACGCAAGTTTATTTGGGGCAGCAATGGCGATATTGCCAACCATGCACTTACCCTGGCTATTGTAAAACGCTGGGCTCCGAGCCTGGGTGGCAACTCCCTGGATTTCTGGTGCCGCGAAATGTTGAACTTTATTTATGGCCGCAATCCTGTGGATGTCAGTTTTGTGACGGGTTCCGCTTGGAGCTCTCCGAAAGATCCGCACCATCGCTTAAGCCATTCCGACGGCGTCGAAGAACCGATTCCGGGGCTTTTGGTTGGAGGCATCAACAGCGACCGTCAGGATATGCACCGCGCTCCCCATTATCCGGGAGAACTGTCCGGTTATTCGTACACCGACGAACGCTGCTCTTTTGCGAGCAACGAAACGGCAATTAACTGGAACGCCCCGCTGACAGCGGTGCTTGCATTACTTTGCTTTTGA
- the rimI gene encoding ribosomal protein S18-alanine N-acetyltransferase, producing the protein MSIRKMNSADIPAVLRIQGELAFQDWNERQYELEIKAPYTYAVVYETETGIVGYAVFHLLGADSELLSIAVSESAQRGGIGSLLLRSGLSQLDLDKTDCCFLEVRENNIKARRFYESHGFNLFGIRKKYYADGENAALYRTQGAKID; encoded by the coding sequence ATGTCCATCCGCAAAATGAATTCCGCCGACATTCCTGCCGTACTGAGGATTCAGGGTGAACTTGCATTTCAAGACTGGAACGAACGACAATATGAGCTAGAAATCAAGGCGCCCTACACCTACGCCGTCGTTTACGAAACCGAAACAGGAATCGTAGGGTACGCCGTATTCCATTTGCTAGGCGCCGACTCCGAGCTGCTCTCTATTGCCGTAAGCGAATCGGCACAGCGCGGCGGAATTGGTTCACTGCTTTTACGCTCAGGACTTTCGCAACTGGATTTAGACAAGACAGATTGCTGTTTTCTAGAAGTCCGCGAGAACAATATTAAAGCCCGCCGCTTTTACGAAAGCCACGGTTTTAATTTGTTTGGAATCCGCAAGAAGTATTACGCCGACGGCGAAAATGCGGCGCTGTACCGCACCCAAGGAGCAAAAATTGACTAA
- a CDS encoding D-alanine--D-alanine ligase, which produces MARMRVLVLMGGPSTEHDVSVVSGTGVVRAMNPDRYNIHPVLIDKDGTWHWSSRELSPYQKDNFSVNYFRGLEGTAANCKKSPALSELPDADIAFLALHGKWGEDGHIQALLENWGIPYTGCGLLASALAMDKVKTKEIYKANGIPTPPYRVIWKHDFTGDTLVSVSDELGFPLVIKDPLGGSSIGIGIAKDLDEAGKIAQDLFKDSNRLLCEKFIAGEEASCGYIEGEKPLPPTEMRMTTREYFDFEAKYNGECKEVTPAEFEPDLTARIQELVKNAHYALGGAGYSRTDVRITKDKQLFAIETNTLPGMTPTSLLPQQAACNGITYSQLIDLIIDKSLYIKR; this is translated from the coding sequence ATGGCTCGTATGCGCGTATTAGTTTTAATGGGTGGCCCGTCCACCGAACATGATGTTTCCGTTGTCAGTGGCACGGGCGTTGTTCGCGCCATGAACCCGGATCGTTACAACATTCATCCGGTGCTTATCGACAAAGACGGCACCTGGCACTGGTCTTCCCGCGAACTTTCCCCCTACCAGAAGGACAACTTCTCGGTGAACTACTTCCGCGGACTCGAAGGCACTGCCGCAAACTGCAAAAAATCTCCGGCCCTTTCTGAGCTCCCTGATGCAGACATTGCATTCCTCGCCTTGCACGGCAAATGGGGCGAAGACGGACACATTCAGGCCTTGCTAGAAAACTGGGGCATTCCCTACACCGGTTGCGGCCTTTTGGCATCTGCTCTCGCCATGGACAAAGTAAAGACCAAGGAAATTTATAAGGCCAACGGTATTCCGACTCCGCCGTACCGCGTGATTTGGAAGCACGACTTCACCGGCGATACGCTCGTTTCCGTTTCTGATGAACTCGGATTCCCGCTGGTCATCAAGGACCCGCTTGGCGGTTCCTCTATCGGTATCGGCATCGCCAAGGACCTGGACGAAGCCGGCAAAATTGCCCAAGACTTGTTCAAGGATTCCAACCGCCTGCTCTGCGAAAAGTTCATTGCCGGCGAAGAAGCTAGCTGCGGCTACATCGAAGGCGAAAAGCCGCTGCCGCCGACCGAAATGCGCATGACTACCCGCGAATACTTTGACTTTGAAGCCAAGTACAACGGCGAATGCAAGGAAGTCACTCCGGCCGAATTCGAACCCGATCTGACGGCCCGCATCCAGGAACTCGTGAAGAACGCCCACTACGCCTTGGGCGGTGCTGGCTACAGCCGTACCGACGTGCGCATCACCAAGGACAAGCAGCTGTTCGCTATCGAAACGAACACACTCCCGGGCATGACACCCACGTCGCTCTTGCCGCAACAGGCTGCCTGCAACGGCATCACCTACAGCCAGCTCATCGACTTGATTATCGACAAGAGCCTCTACATCAAACGCTAA